Within the Sporohalobacter salinus genome, the region AAAGATTTTAGTATTATTGAAAATAACCTTTTTGAATTGTTTTATCTCTTTTCTTTTCACACTCCTATGATATGGCTTAAGATCAAAATTGTGATATGTAAAATTTAACAGTTATAACCTATAATATTAAATCATATCACTTCATTAAGTGTTGTTCTATCATAAGCTTCACCTAGCTCAATAGACCACTTAACTGATATCTTAGTTCGTAAAAGATGTTAAGCTAATCCATAAACTTTATACATTCCTGTTATATTATTCCCTAAACATCTTAAAATTGTAATTCCACTGGTATAATAATTATTCTTGCTTTACCAAGATCAGTTTTACTAATTTTAAACAATAATTTAAAATAAAAATTATTGTTTAAATAATCAGTTCTTTACATGAATATAATGTGATAGAACTACTTAAATCCGAGGAGGTCTAGAAAATGAATAAAGATAATCTATTTATCTGCGAATTAATTACCATAGATCAAAACTTTAAATATATTAGTCCTTATGTGGAGTCTAAAGAATTTATAAAAGAAAAGAATTTATTAATACCACATATAAAGCCTGATATACAACAATTAGTCAAAATTATCATTAAACCAAAAATAACTTCTAAAAAAATAATTTATACCCCAGAAAATTATAAATTAATAGTAAATGGAATAATAACAGAAAATATACATTACGTAGCTGATAATAAAAAACAGAGCGTTCATTGTACACAATTTAAATTTTCATTCTATAATTTTATTAATTTGTATCACAATCAAATAAAAGATATTAAAATTAGAATAGATGATGTATTCATTCAATTATGTAAGAAAAGATTTTTAAAGCAGTCTATGCTAATGTCTATCTGTGTTATTCCAAAAAGAAAATGCTATCATTAATCAATAATTA harbors:
- a CDS encoding DUF3794 domain-containing protein is translated as MNKDNLFICELITIDQNFKYISPYVESKEFIKEKNLLIPHIKPDIQQLVKIIIKPKITSKKIIYTPENYKLIVNGIITENIHYVADNKKQSVHCTQFKFSFYNFINLYHNQIKDIKIRIDDVFIQLCKKRFLKQSMLMSICVIPKRKCYH